Proteins from a single region of Streptomyces vinaceus:
- a CDS encoding YcxB family protein, with protein sequence MDTDGEQVPVRLSYRITTADVAQALRARDARVPAGRRKRLLLIVFGVLLLAFGGLAAMGDGPLTQPLAVLGGGVLLLVLTFFGPQLTARAFAGLLAKAGETTAVVDDAGLSVSTADTQSRINWAAQPMYTETADTFVTLGVAKRAVAMTILPKRGVEDPAEVDRLRALLDRNLRKL encoded by the coding sequence ATGGACACGGATGGGGAACAGGTGCCGGTACGGCTCAGCTACCGGATCACCACGGCGGACGTCGCGCAGGCGCTCCGGGCGCGTGACGCCCGGGTGCCCGCGGGGCGCCGCAAGCGGCTGCTGCTGATCGTCTTCGGGGTGCTGCTGCTGGCCTTCGGGGGGCTGGCGGCGATGGGCGACGGGCCCCTCACCCAGCCGCTGGCCGTGCTGGGCGGCGGCGTCCTGCTGCTCGTCCTCACGTTCTTCGGCCCGCAGCTCACGGCGCGGGCCTTCGCGGGGCTGCTGGCGAAGGCCGGTGAGACCACGGCGGTGGTCGACGACGCGGGGCTGTCCGTGAGCACCGCCGACACGCAGTCGCGCATCAACTGGGCCGCGCAGCCGATGTACACGGAGACGGCCGACACCTTCGTCACGCTCGGTGTCGCCAAGCGGGCGGTGGCCATGACGATCCTGCCCAAGCGCGGGGTCGAGGACCCGGCGGAGGTCGACCGCCTCCGGGCACTCCTCGACCGCAACCTGCGGAAGCTCTGA
- a CDS encoding isoprenyl transferase has translation MARRGILGRSRREYKVPEPHPSGERPPKIPGELVPNHVAVVMDGNGRWAKERGLPRTEGHKVGEGVVLDVLKGCLEMGVKNLSLYAFSTENWKRSPDEVRFLMNFNRDVIRRRRDEMNELGIRIRWVGRMPKMWKSVVQELQVAQEQTVDNDAMTLYFCVNYGGRAEIADAAQAIARDVAAGRLDPSKVNEKTFAKYMYYPDMPDVDLFLRPSGEQRTSNYLLWQSAYAEMVFQDVLWPDFDRRDLWAACLEYAQRDRRFGGAVPNQPEPGPTA, from the coding sequence ATGGCACGACGCGGGATTCTGGGGCGCTCTCGCCGGGAGTACAAGGTTCCCGAGCCGCACCCGTCCGGTGAGCGCCCGCCGAAGATCCCCGGCGAACTCGTCCCGAACCACGTCGCGGTGGTCATGGACGGCAACGGCCGCTGGGCCAAGGAGCGCGGTCTGCCGCGCACCGAGGGCCACAAGGTCGGCGAGGGCGTCGTGCTCGACGTGCTCAAGGGCTGCCTGGAGATGGGCGTCAAGAACCTCTCCCTGTACGCCTTCTCGACGGAGAACTGGAAGCGCTCGCCCGACGAGGTCCGCTTCCTGATGAACTTCAACCGTGACGTCATCCGGCGCCGCCGCGACGAGATGAACGAGCTGGGCATCCGGATCCGCTGGGTCGGCCGCATGCCGAAGATGTGGAAGTCGGTCGTCCAGGAGCTCCAGGTGGCCCAGGAGCAGACCGTCGACAACGACGCGATGACCCTGTACTTCTGCGTGAACTACGGCGGCCGCGCGGAGATCGCCGACGCGGCGCAGGCGATCGCCCGGGACGTGGCCGCGGGCCGGCTGGACCCGTCGAAGGTCAACGAGAAGACCTTCGCGAAGTACATGTACTACCCGGACATGCCGGACGTGGACCTGTTCCTGCGGCCGAGCGGCGAGCAGCGCACCTCCAACTACCTGCTCTGGCAGAGCGCGTACGCCGAGATGGTCTTCCAGGACGTGCTGTGGCCGGACTTCGACCGCCGCGACCTGTGGGCGGCCTGCCTGGAGTACGCCCAGCGCGACCGCCGCTTCGGCGGCGCCGTCCCGAACCAGCCGGAGCCGGGCCCCACGGCCTGA
- a CDS encoding Fur family transcriptional regulator — MATAPGEMNTAPVRGRSTRQRAAVAAALDEVDEFRSAQELHDMLKHRGDSVGLTTVYRTLQSLADAGEVDVLRTSDGESVYRRCSTGDHHHHLVCRKCGKAVEVEGPAVEKWAESIAAEHGYVNVAHTVEIFGTCADCAAAASA, encoded by the coding sequence GTGGCGACTGCGCCTGGCGAGATGAATACCGCGCCAGTACGAGGACGATCCACCCGGCAGCGGGCAGCCGTCGCCGCGGCGCTGGACGAGGTGGACGAGTTCCGCAGCGCCCAGGAACTGCACGACATGCTCAAGCACCGCGGCGACTCCGTGGGCCTGACCACCGTGTACCGCACCCTCCAGTCGCTCGCCGACGCCGGCGAGGTCGACGTGCTGCGCACCAGCGACGGGGAGTCGGTCTACCGGCGCTGTTCCACCGGGGACCACCACCATCACCTGGTCTGCCGCAAGTGCGGCAAGGCCGTCGAGGTGGAGGGCCCGGCGGTGGAGAAGTGGGCGGAGTCCATCGCGGCCGAGCACGGCTACGTGAACGTGGCCCACACGGTGGAGATCTTCGGCACCTGCGCCGACTGCGCGGCCGCCGCTTCCGCCTAG
- a CDS encoding M4 family metallopeptidase translates to MDASHVSRHPVFCTVVPPHLLDKIARSEQLRRADAAQRTLEQDALLRTRRSVTTLRGIAPAAGTPASDDPRRTIYDAQHRTRLPGKKVRGEGDEAGADATVNRAYAGLGATYELFLKGFGRHSIDDSGLALDASVHYGQDYNNAFWDGQQMVFGDGDGDVFLDFTVSIDVIGHELTHGVTQYTANLDYHGQSGALNESMSDVFGSLIKQYSLDQTAQDADWLIGAGLLGPNVSGVALRSMKAPGTAYDDDELGKDPQPATMDDYVKTAQDNGGVHINSGIPNHAFYLVATELGGKAWERAGRIWYDTLTGGELASDADFKDFARLSVAAAVARYGDGGAEHQALQKAWSAVGLG, encoded by the coding sequence ATGGATGCCTCCCACGTTTCTCGCCACCCCGTCTTCTGCACGGTGGTCCCGCCCCACCTGCTCGACAAGATCGCCCGGTCCGAGCAGCTCCGGCGCGCCGACGCCGCCCAGCGCACCCTCGAACAGGACGCCCTGCTGCGCACCCGGCGCAGCGTCACCACCCTGCGCGGGATCGCCCCCGCCGCGGGGACGCCCGCCTCCGACGATCCCCGCCGCACCATCTACGACGCCCAGCACCGCACCCGGCTGCCCGGGAAGAAGGTGCGCGGGGAGGGTGACGAGGCCGGCGCCGACGCCACCGTCAACCGAGCGTACGCGGGGCTCGGCGCCACGTACGAGCTGTTCCTCAAGGGCTTCGGCCGGCACTCGATCGACGACTCCGGGCTGGCCCTGGACGCGAGCGTGCACTACGGGCAGGACTACAACAACGCCTTCTGGGACGGGCAGCAGATGGTGTTCGGCGACGGGGACGGGGACGTCTTCCTCGACTTCACCGTGTCGATCGACGTCATCGGGCACGAGCTCACCCACGGGGTCACCCAGTACACGGCGAACCTCGACTACCACGGGCAGTCGGGCGCGCTGAACGAGTCGATGTCGGACGTCTTCGGCTCGCTGATCAAGCAGTACTCGCTGGACCAGACGGCCCAGGACGCGGACTGGCTGATCGGCGCCGGACTGCTCGGCCCGAACGTCAGCGGGGTCGCGCTGCGCTCGATGAAGGCGCCGGGCACGGCGTACGACGACGACGAGCTCGGCAAGGACCCGCAGCCGGCGACGATGGACGACTACGTGAAGACCGCGCAGGACAACGGCGGGGTGCACATCAACTCGGGCATCCCCAACCACGCCTTCTACCTGGTGGCGACGGAGCTCGGCGGCAAGGCCTGGGAGCGGGCCGGGCGGATCTGGTACGACACGCTGACCGGCGGCGAGCTGGCCTCGGACGCGGACTTCAAGGACTTCGCCCGGCTGTCGGTGGCGGCCGCGGTGGCCCGGTACGGGGACGGCGGGGCGGAGCACCAGGCCCTCCAGAAGGCGTGGTCGGCCGTCGGCCTGGGGTAG
- a CDS encoding nucleobase:cation symporter-2 family protein has product MARVAARLSANGEQSQHPVDEVLPLPKLALYGFQHVLAFYAGAVIVPIIVGGALGLSTEQLVYLINADLFTCGIASIIQAWGVGRIGARLPLIQGVTFTAVSPMIAIGLGAGGGTAGLLVIYGAVITAGVATFAFAWLPPKAFRAVMRLFPPVVTGTVITVLGVVLIPVGLNDAAGGLGSPDFGDPKNFAYAGGTMLFILVLMKLGKPFLSSIAILIGLVGGTVVAFLLGDAKFGDVGNSDWIGITTPFHYGAPKFAWFPILLMLIVMLITMVETTGDTYAVGDIVGKEIDSETVARALRADGAATALGGVLNSFPYVAFAENVGLVRMTKVKSRFVVVAAGVFMIVLGLIPKAAAIVAAVPHGVLGGAATVMFAMVALAGIHTLAKVDLKEEKNALVVGVSLAFALLPATVPVLFKDHMDADLSSLLNSGVTLGATAAIVLNLIFNGLAEDDAHGTVAAAVPAQAAAPDAPEPATAAAPAETETETVAEAETVAEATVGAAVSTTAATVVKADAGEATAPAS; this is encoded by the coding sequence ATGGCACGTGTCGCCGCCCGGCTTTCCGCCAACGGAGAGCAGAGCCAGCACCCGGTCGACGAGGTGCTCCCCCTCCCCAAGCTCGCGCTGTACGGCTTCCAGCACGTACTGGCCTTCTACGCCGGCGCGGTGATCGTTCCGATCATCGTGGGCGGAGCCCTGGGCCTCTCCACCGAGCAGCTGGTCTACCTGATCAACGCCGACCTGTTCACCTGCGGCATCGCCTCGATCATCCAGGCCTGGGGCGTGGGCCGGATCGGCGCGCGCCTGCCGCTGATCCAGGGCGTCACCTTCACCGCGGTCTCCCCGATGATCGCCATCGGGCTCGGGGCCGGCGGCGGCACGGCCGGCCTGCTCGTCATCTACGGCGCGGTCATCACGGCCGGCGTCGCCACCTTCGCCTTCGCCTGGCTGCCCCCCAAGGCCTTCCGCGCGGTCATGAGGCTCTTCCCGCCGGTCGTCACCGGCACGGTGATCACCGTCCTCGGCGTCGTGCTGATCCCCGTGGGCCTGAACGACGCGGCGGGCGGCCTCGGCAGCCCGGACTTCGGCGACCCGAAGAACTTCGCGTACGCCGGTGGCACGATGCTCTTCATCCTCGTCCTGATGAAGCTCGGCAAGCCCTTCCTCTCCAGCATCGCGATCCTGATCGGCCTGGTCGGCGGCACCGTGGTCGCCTTCCTGCTCGGCGACGCCAAGTTCGGCGACGTGGGGAACTCGGACTGGATCGGCATCACCACCCCCTTCCACTACGGGGCGCCGAAGTTCGCCTGGTTCCCGATCCTGCTGATGCTCATCGTCATGCTGATCACCATGGTCGAGACGACCGGTGACACGTACGCCGTCGGCGACATCGTCGGCAAGGAGATCGACAGCGAGACCGTGGCCCGCGCCCTGCGCGCCGACGGCGCCGCGACCGCCCTCGGCGGCGTCCTGAACTCCTTCCCGTACGTGGCCTTCGCCGAGAACGTCGGCCTGGTCCGCATGACCAAGGTCAAGAGCCGCTTCGTCGTGGTCGCCGCGGGCGTGTTCATGATCGTGCTCGGGCTGATACCGAAGGCCGCCGCGATCGTCGCCGCGGTCCCGCACGGAGTGCTCGGCGGCGCGGCGACGGTGATGTTCGCGATGGTGGCGCTGGCCGGTATCCACACCCTCGCCAAGGTTGACCTCAAGGAGGAGAAGAACGCGCTGGTCGTGGGCGTCTCCCTGGCGTTCGCCCTGCTGCCGGCGACGGTCCCGGTGCTCTTCAAGGACCACATGGACGCGGACCTGTCCTCGCTCCTCAACAGCGGTGTGACGCTCGGCGCCACGGCCGCGATCGTACTCAACCTGATCTTCAACGGGCTGGCCGAGGACGATGCGCACGGCACCGTGGCGGCCGCGGTGCCCGCCCAGGCCGCGGCCCCGGACGCGCCGGAACCCGCGACCGCGGCGGCGCCCGCCGAGACCGAGACGGAGACGGTGGCCGAGGCGGAGACGGTGGCCGAGGCCACGGTCGGCGCCGCCGTGAGCACCACCGCCGCCACCGTGGTGAAGGCCGACGCGGGCGAGGCGACCGCGCCCGCCTCCTGA
- a CDS encoding SDR family NAD(P)-dependent oxidoreductase produces the protein MNEKSCLVTGAASGIGKATALLLARSGARVTAADIDGPGVGRLRTELAAEGIGVIVVTGDVADPRANRAMVEAAVEAYGRLDVAVANAGALPLSDVNETSPEDWDHVMAVDGRGAF, from the coding sequence GTGAACGAGAAGTCCTGTCTGGTGACGGGTGCCGCGAGCGGCATCGGCAAGGCCACCGCCCTGTTGCTGGCCCGCTCCGGGGCCCGCGTCACCGCGGCCGACATCGATGGCCCCGGGGTCGGGAGACTGCGTACGGAACTGGCCGCCGAGGGCATCGGCGTCATCGTCGTGACGGGTGACGTCGCCGATCCGCGGGCCAACCGGGCGATGGTCGAAGCGGCCGTGGAGGCCTACGGCAGGCTCGACGTCGCCGTGGCGAACGCGGGGGCGCTCCCCCTGTCGGACGTGAACGAGACCAGCCCCGAGGACTGGGACCACGTCATGGCGGTCGACGGCCGCGGCGCGTTCTGA
- a CDS encoding protealysin inhibitor emfourin, whose amino-acid sequence MRILVVRTGGFAGIERRAEVDTSGRPDEEEWQALARLALRPVPPAPGSDRIRDGFSYRITVDGRTVSCREPNLSEAQRTLISRLLKEGA is encoded by the coding sequence ATGCGGATTCTGGTGGTGCGGACGGGCGGCTTCGCGGGCATCGAGCGCCGGGCCGAGGTGGACACCTCGGGCCGGCCCGACGAGGAGGAGTGGCAGGCCCTGGCCCGGCTGGCGCTGCGGCCCGTCCCGCCCGCCCCGGGGTCGGACCGGATCCGGGACGGGTTCTCGTACCGGATCACCGTCGACGGCCGCACCGTGTCCTGCCGGGAGCCGAACCTGTCGGAGGCCCAGCGGACGCTGATCTCCCGGCTGCTGAAGGAGGGCGCCTGA
- the recO gene encoding DNA repair protein RecO yields the protein MSLFRDDGIVLRTQKLGEADRIITLLTRGHGRVRAVARGVRRTKSKFGAGLEPFSHADVQFFARGSELIGRSLPLCTQTEIIAPYGNGIVTDYARYTAGTAMLETAERFTENEGEPAVQQYLLLIGALRTLSRGEHEPNLILDAFLLRSLAVNGYAPSFTDCAKCGIHGPNRHFSVAAGGVVCGDCRVAGSVVPSSEAIALLSALLTGDWGHADACEARYVREGSGLVSAYLHWHLERGLRSLRYVEK from the coding sequence ATGAGTCTGTTCCGCGACGACGGCATCGTGCTGCGCACCCAGAAGCTGGGTGAGGCGGACCGCATCATCACGCTCCTCACCCGTGGCCACGGGCGGGTGCGGGCCGTGGCCCGCGGAGTACGGCGTACGAAGTCCAAGTTCGGCGCCGGGCTGGAACCTTTCTCCCACGCCGATGTGCAGTTCTTCGCCCGGGGCAGCGAGCTGATCGGCCGCAGCCTCCCGCTCTGCACCCAGACCGAGATCATCGCCCCGTACGGCAACGGCATCGTCACCGACTACGCCCGCTACACCGCCGGAACCGCGATGCTGGAGACCGCCGAGCGGTTCACCGAGAACGAGGGCGAGCCCGCCGTGCAGCAGTACCTGCTGCTGATCGGCGCCCTGCGCACGCTCTCGCGCGGGGAGCACGAGCCGAACCTCATCCTCGACGCGTTCCTGCTGCGCTCCCTCGCCGTCAACGGCTACGCGCCCAGCTTCACGGACTGCGCGAAGTGCGGGATCCACGGCCCCAACCGGCACTTCTCGGTCGCCGCGGGCGGGGTCGTCTGCGGGGACTGCCGGGTCGCCGGCAGCGTCGTACCCTCGTCGGAGGCCATCGCCCTGCTCAGCGCACTGCTGACGGGCGACTGGGGGCATGCGGACGCCTGCGAGGCGCGGTACGTGCGGGAGGGCAGCGGGCTCGTCTCCGCCTATTTGCACTGGCATCTGGAGCGCGGGCTACGCTCCCTGCGATACGTCGAGAAATAG
- a CDS encoding TerB family tellurite resistance protein, with protein sequence MLPVRGGDGRKLTVWGIRTTWSTVGDGEFFCPDCGGDRNYRRRTGRRRFTVLGVPLLPRGAAGPVIECQGCRERFDTEVLDHLTTTRFSAMLRDAVHTVTLAVLAAGGTASRGALEAAVSAVRAAGFQDCTEEQLESLVEALATDEGRLGLYDVPECCGAALAIELHEALEPLAPHLAGPGRESILLQGARIALADGPYTPAEREVLATVGAALRIASEDVSRLLSAVRAP encoded by the coding sequence GTGCTGCCAGTTCGCGGTGGGGACGGCCGGAAGCTGACGGTCTGGGGCATCCGTACCACCTGGAGCACCGTGGGGGACGGGGAGTTCTTCTGCCCCGACTGCGGTGGCGACCGCAACTACCGCCGGCGCACCGGACGCCGCCGGTTCACGGTCCTCGGCGTCCCGCTGCTGCCGCGCGGAGCGGCCGGGCCCGTCATCGAGTGCCAGGGCTGCCGGGAACGCTTCGACACGGAGGTCCTCGACCACCTGACCACCACCCGCTTCTCGGCGATGCTGCGCGACGCGGTGCACACCGTGACGCTGGCCGTCCTGGCGGCCGGCGGGACGGCCTCGCGCGGGGCGCTGGAGGCCGCCGTGTCGGCCGTACGGGCGGCGGGCTTCCAGGACTGCACGGAGGAGCAGCTGGAGTCCCTCGTGGAGGCGCTGGCCACCGACGAGGGCCGGCTCGGGCTGTACGACGTACCCGAGTGCTGCGGCGCCGCGCTGGCGATCGAGCTCCACGAGGCCCTGGAACCGCTGGCCCCGCACCTGGCCGGGCCCGGGCGCGAATCGATCCTGCTCCAGGGCGCCCGGATCGCCCTCGCGGACGGCCCGTACACCCCGGCCGAGCGCGAGGTGCTCGCGACGGTGGGCGCCGCCCTGCGGATCGCCTCCGAGGACGTGTCCCGCCTCCTGTCGGCGGTCCGCGCGCCCTAG
- a CDS encoding IS481 family transposase, whose amino-acid sequence MSHRNAPLTPTGRLRLARCVVDDGWPLRRAAERFQVSHTTAARWASRYRRHGEAGMQDRSSRPHRQPRRTPAQVEAHVLRLRREHRIGPLRLAARCGIAASTAHRILMRHGLPVLTILDRATGEPVRRYERSRPGELVHIDVKKLGRIPDGGGHRTQGRAEGRRNRTGTGYAYLHTALDDHSRLAYTEDLPDETAATCAGFLARATAWFAAHGITIERVLTDNAWAYTKNTWRDTCHDLAISPRWTRPWRPQTNGKVERFHRTLLDEWAYIRPYTSDAERQAAFPDWLDWYNYHRPHTGISGHTPASRVTNLSGQHT is encoded by the coding sequence GTGTCCCACCGTAATGCCCCGCTGACCCCGACCGGCAGGCTCCGTCTGGCCCGGTGTGTCGTGGACGACGGCTGGCCGCTGCGCCGGGCCGCGGAACGCTTCCAGGTCAGCCACACCACCGCCGCACGCTGGGCAAGCCGCTACCGGCGGCACGGCGAGGCGGGCATGCAGGACCGCTCCAGCCGTCCGCACCGTCAGCCGCGCCGGACACCCGCCCAGGTGGAGGCACACGTCCTGCGGCTACGGCGAGAGCACCGCATCGGCCCGCTGCGGCTGGCCGCCCGATGCGGCATCGCCGCCTCCACCGCCCACCGCATCCTCATGCGACACGGTCTGCCCGTCCTGACCATCCTGGACCGGGCCACCGGCGAACCCGTCCGCCGCTACGAACGCTCCCGGCCCGGCGAACTGGTCCACATCGACGTCAAGAAGCTCGGCCGCATCCCCGACGGCGGCGGGCACCGCACCCAGGGCCGCGCCGAAGGGCGACGCAACCGCACCGGCACCGGCTACGCCTACCTGCACACCGCCCTGGACGACCACTCCCGCCTGGCCTACACCGAAGACCTGCCCGACGAGACCGCCGCGACCTGCGCCGGCTTCCTCGCCCGCGCCACCGCCTGGTTCGCCGCCCACGGCATCACCATCGAACGCGTCCTGACCGACAACGCCTGGGCCTATACCAAGAACACCTGGCGCGACACCTGCCACGACCTGGCCATCAGCCCCCGATGGACGAGGCCCTGGCGACCCCAGACCAACGGCAAGGTCGAACGCTTCCACCGCACCCTGCTCGACGAATGGGCCTACATCCGGCCCTACACCTCAGACGCCGAACGCCAGGCAGCGTTTCCCGACTGGCTGGACTGGTACAACTACCACCGACCCCACACCGGAATCAGCGGCCACACTCCAGCCAGCCGCGTCACCAACCTATCCGGACAGCACACCTAG
- the leuA gene encoding 2-isopropylmalate synthase produces the protein MSQQPFVGRPTPITNATHTQKTSGMPIHKYGRYEQVDIADRTWPDARVTKAPRWLSTDLRDGNQSLIDPMTPARKREMFDLLVRMGYKEIEVGFPSSGETDFAFVRSIIEEGAIPDDVTISVLTQAREDLIERTVESLVGAKRATVHLYNATAPTFRRVVFRGSKEQIKQIAVDGTRLVMEYAEKLLGPETTFGYQYSPEIFTDTELDFALEVCEAVCDVWQPSEGREIILNLPATVERSTPSTHADRFEWMARNLTRREHICISVHPHNDRGTAVAAAELALMAGADRIEGCLFGQGERTGNVDLITLGMNLFSQGIDPQIDFSQIDEIRRTSEYCNQMEVHPRHPYAGDLVYTAFSGSHQDAIKKGFDAMEADAAAQGKTVDDIEWAVPYLPIDPKDVGRSYEAVIRVNSQSGKGGIAYVLKNDHKLDLPRRMQIEFSRIIQAKTDAEGGEVTPKAIWDVFADEYLPNPENPWGRIQLRSGSTATDKDGTDTLTVEAVVDGVETVLNGTGNGPISAFFDALAGIGVDARLLDYTEHTMSEGASAVAASYIECAIDGRVLWGIGIDANTTRASLKAVISAVNRAGR, from the coding sequence ATGAGCCAGCAGCCTTTTGTCGGTCGCCCCACGCCCATCACCAACGCGACCCACACCCAGAAGACCTCCGGGATGCCGATCCACAAGTACGGCCGGTACGAGCAGGTCGACATCGCGGACCGCACCTGGCCCGACGCCCGCGTCACCAAGGCCCCCCGCTGGCTCTCCACCGACCTGCGCGACGGCAACCAGTCGCTGATCGACCCGATGACCCCCGCCCGCAAGCGCGAGATGTTCGACCTGCTGGTGCGCATGGGCTACAAGGAGATCGAGGTCGGCTTCCCCTCCTCCGGCGAGACCGACTTCGCCTTCGTACGCTCCATCATCGAAGAGGGCGCGATCCCGGACGACGTCACCATCTCCGTGCTGACCCAGGCCCGCGAGGACCTGATCGAGCGGACCGTGGAGTCGCTGGTCGGCGCCAAGCGCGCCACCGTGCACCTGTACAACGCCACCGCCCCGACCTTCCGCCGGGTCGTCTTCCGCGGCTCCAAGGAGCAGATCAAGCAGATCGCCGTAGACGGCACCCGCCTGGTCATGGAGTACGCCGAGAAGCTGCTGGGCCCGGAGACCACCTTCGGCTACCAGTACAGCCCGGAGATCTTCACCGACACCGAGCTGGACTTCGCCCTGGAGGTCTGCGAGGCCGTCTGTGACGTCTGGCAGCCGTCCGAGGGCCGCGAGATCATCCTGAACCTGCCCGCCACCGTGGAGCGTTCGACGCCGTCCACGCACGCGGACCGCTTCGAGTGGATGGCCCGCAACCTGACCCGCCGCGAGCACATCTGCATCTCCGTACACCCCCACAACGACCGCGGCACCGCCGTCGCCGCCGCCGAGCTGGCGCTGATGGCCGGCGCCGACCGCATCGAGGGCTGCCTGTTCGGGCAGGGCGAGCGCACCGGCAACGTCGACCTGATCACGCTGGGCATGAACCTGTTCTCGCAGGGCATCGACCCGCAGATCGACTTCTCGCAGATCGACGAGATCCGTCGCACCAGCGAGTACTGCAACCAGATGGAGGTCCACCCGCGCCACCCCTACGCGGGCGACCTGGTCTACACCGCCTTCTCCGGCTCCCACCAGGACGCCATCAAGAAGGGCTTCGACGCCATGGAGGCCGACGCGGCCGCCCAGGGCAAGACGGTCGACGACATCGAGTGGGCGGTCCCGTACCTGCCGATCGACCCGAAGGACGTCGGCCGCTCCTACGAGGCCGTCATCCGGGTCAACTCGCAGTCCGGCAAGGGCGGTATCGCGTACGTCCTGAAGAACGACCACAAGCTGGACCTGCCGCGCCGCATGCAGATCGAGTTCTCGCGGATCATCCAGGCCAAGACCGACGCCGAGGGCGGCGAGGTCACGCCGAAGGCGATCTGGGACGTGTTCGCGGACGAGTACCTGCCCAACCCCGAGAACCCGTGGGGACGCATCCAGCTGCGCTCCGGCTCGACGGCCACCGACAAGGACGGCACGGACACGCTGACCGTCGAGGCGGTCGTGGACGGCGTGGAGACGGTCCTGAACGGCACCGGCAACGGTCCGATCTCGGCCTTCTTCGACGCGCTGGCCGGCATCGGCGTCGACGCCCGCCTGCTGGACTACACCGAGCACACGATGAGCGAGGGCGCCTCCGCCGTCGCCGCCTCGTACATCGAGTGCGCGATCGACGGCCGCGTCCTGTGGGGCATCGGCATCGACGCCAACACCACCCGCGCCTCCCTGAAGGCGGTCATCTCCGCCGTCAACCGCGCGGGCCGCTGA
- a CDS encoding metal ABC transporter permease translates to MDLLDYAFMQRALLAAVLVGVTAPAIGTYLVQRRQAVMGDGIGHVAMTGVALGFLFNASPVWMATLVAVIGAVGMELIRSRGKTSGDIALAMLFYGGLAGGVMIINLAPGGSTANLTSYLFGSITTVSAEDVTAVVILAAFVIAVTLGLRRQLFAVCQDEEFARVTGLPVRFLNLLIAVTAAVTVTVAMRIVGLLLVSAMMVIPVAAAQRVTRGFTATLSVAMVIGVLVSLSGTTLTYYIDAPSGGTIVLLAIGVFMVMTALSTPLARRRANAARAAEEVCTRDDVRV, encoded by the coding sequence ATGGACCTCCTCGACTACGCCTTCATGCAGCGGGCCCTGCTCGCGGCCGTCCTGGTCGGCGTCACCGCCCCGGCCATCGGCACGTACCTGGTGCAGCGCCGCCAGGCCGTCATGGGCGACGGCATCGGGCACGTGGCCATGACCGGTGTCGCGCTCGGCTTCCTCTTCAACGCGAGCCCGGTGTGGATGGCCACCCTGGTCGCGGTCATCGGCGCGGTCGGCATGGAGCTGATCCGCTCCCGCGGCAAGACCAGCGGCGACATCGCCCTCGCGATGCTCTTCTACGGCGGCCTGGCCGGCGGCGTGATGATCATCAACCTGGCTCCGGGCGGCTCGACGGCCAATCTGACCAGCTACCTCTTCGGCTCGATCACCACCGTCTCCGCCGAGGACGTCACCGCCGTCGTGATACTCGCGGCCTTCGTCATCGCCGTCACCCTCGGGCTGCGCCGCCAGCTGTTCGCCGTCTGCCAGGACGAGGAGTTCGCCCGGGTCACCGGCCTGCCGGTGCGCTTCCTGAACCTGCTGATCGCGGTCACCGCCGCCGTCACCGTCACCGTGGCCATGCGCATCGTCGGCCTGCTGCTGGTCAGCGCCATGATGGTGATCCCGGTCGCGGCCGCGCAGCGCGTCACCCGCGGGTTCACGGCCACCCTGTCGGTGGCGATGGTGATCGGCGTACTGGTCTCGCTCTCCGGAACGACCCTGACGTACTACATCGACGCCCCCTCGGGCGGCACCATCGTGCTGCTCGCGATCGGCGTCTTCATGGTGATGACCGCACTGTCCACGCCGCTGGCCCGGCGCCGCGCGAACGCGGCCCGCGCCGCCGAAGAGGTCTGCACGCGCGATGATGTGAGGGTCTAG